Proteins from a single region of Pseudodesulfovibrio portus:
- a CDS encoding phenylpyruvate tautomerase MIF-related protein: MPFIKVETNIGIDDPAAYTKALSALAADMLGKPESYVMAVLEADKNLFFGGTDAPAAYVTLDSIGLPEARTSDFSAAICAFLEDALKIPANRIYIAFGTIQRNLFGWDSGTF; this comes from the coding sequence ATGCCGTTCATCAAGGTCGAGACCAACATCGGCATCGACGATCCCGCCGCGTACACCAAGGCGCTGTCCGCCCTGGCCGCCGACATGCTCGGCAAGCCCGAGTCCTACGTCATGGCCGTGCTGGAAGCGGACAAGAACCTGTTTTTCGGCGGCACGGACGCCCCCGCCGCCTACGTCACCCTCGACTCCATCGGTCTGCCCGAGGCCAGGACGTCGGATTTTTCCGCTGCCATCTGCGCCTTTCTGGAGGATGCGCTCAAGATTCCGGCCAACCGGATTTACATCGCTTTCGGCACCATTCAGCGCAACCTCTTCGGCTGGGATTCCGGGACGTTCTGA
- a CDS encoding peptidase U32 family protein, producing the protein MSKKHIPEIMAPAGGRQSYLAAVAAGADAVYVGLKHFSARMQATNFSISELAQLASLGRDRGTKTYVAMNTLVKPGDPESAGRLIDRLQRTVKPHALIVQDLGMLTLAKQAGFTGELHLSTLANLSHPAGLDVAKKLGANRVVIPRELNLDEIKLMADACPKDLDLEIFVHGALCHCVSGRCYWSSYLGGKSGLRGRCVQPCRRLYTQGKNRPERLFSCTDLSLDVLTKPLLSMPKVASWKIEGRKKGPHYVFYTVRAYQLLRDNPQDAQAKKTALELLDQALGRPATHSTFLPQRPFQPVQPGEETSSGRFVGEIKREQKKIYFQPREDLQPGDLIRVGYEDQPGHRTLPIRRKVPKRGRMDIPFNPKIKGPSLPTGTKVFLVDRRERELTKLIKDLEKELDFFPAPEPKESTFTPKWPAAGKSRNLRPEAVTLFRTYPRGRIYNRAAFWLERSTIGKTPTSLVSRSQWWLPPVIWPDEDKKYRSLIKEAVKKGAKEFVLGAPWQAAFFEDRKNATLTAGPFCNASNKFALDALRNLGCSSAIISPELPFEEIRALAQNTPLPLGFVVKGLWPFGISRFLAESVRFDETIKSPMNEAAFVQKHGQNNWIYPGWELDLTKETRTLERLGIKTFISIRESWPKGVPRPKRTSDFNWKLQLL; encoded by the coding sequence ATGAGTAAAAAGCACATTCCCGAAATCATGGCCCCGGCAGGGGGCAGGCAATCCTATCTGGCGGCGGTGGCCGCAGGGGCGGACGCCGTCTACGTGGGCCTGAAACATTTCTCGGCCCGCATGCAGGCCACGAACTTCTCTATCAGTGAGCTCGCGCAACTGGCAAGCCTGGGCCGCGACCGGGGTACCAAGACCTACGTGGCAATGAACACCCTGGTCAAGCCGGGCGACCCGGAATCCGCGGGCCGTCTTATCGACCGTTTGCAGAGAACCGTCAAGCCCCACGCCCTCATCGTCCAGGACCTGGGCATGCTCACCCTGGCCAAACAGGCGGGCTTCACCGGGGAGTTGCACCTGTCCACCCTGGCCAACCTGAGCCACCCGGCGGGCCTTGACGTGGCCAAGAAACTCGGTGCCAACCGCGTGGTCATTCCCCGCGAGCTCAACCTGGACGAGATCAAGCTCATGGCCGACGCCTGCCCCAAGGACCTGGACCTGGAAATCTTCGTCCACGGCGCGCTCTGCCACTGCGTGTCCGGCCGCTGCTACTGGTCCAGCTACCTGGGCGGCAAGTCCGGCCTGCGCGGCCGCTGCGTGCAGCCCTGCCGCCGCCTCTACACCCAGGGCAAGAACCGGCCCGAACGCCTTTTCTCCTGCACCGACCTCTCCCTGGACGTGCTGACCAAGCCGCTGCTGTCCATGCCCAAGGTGGCGTCCTGGAAGATCGAGGGCCGCAAGAAAGGCCCGCACTACGTCTTCTACACGGTCAGGGCGTACCAGTTGCTGCGCGACAACCCGCAGGACGCCCAGGCCAAGAAAACGGCCCTGGAGCTGCTCGACCAGGCCCTGGGCCGCCCGGCCACCCACTCCACCTTCCTGCCCCAGCGGCCGTTCCAGCCCGTGCAGCCCGGCGAGGAGACCAGCTCTGGCCGGTTCGTGGGCGAGATAAAGCGGGAACAGAAAAAAATCTATTTCCAGCCGCGCGAGGATCTCCAGCCCGGCGACCTGATCCGGGTGGGCTACGAGGACCAGCCGGGCCACCGCACCCTGCCCATCCGGCGCAAGGTGCCCAAGCGCGGGCGCATGGACATCCCCTTCAACCCCAAAATCAAGGGGCCGTCCCTGCCCACCGGCACCAAGGTATTCCTGGTGGACCGCCGCGAACGGGAGCTGACCAAGCTGATCAAGGACCTGGAGAAGGAACTCGACTTCTTCCCGGCCCCGGAACCCAAGGAATCGACCTTCACTCCGAAGTGGCCCGCAGCCGGAAAGAGCCGCAATCTCCGCCCGGAGGCCGTCACCCTGTTCCGCACCTACCCGCGCGGGCGCATCTACAACCGGGCCGCCTTCTGGCTGGAGCGGTCCACCATCGGCAAGACCCCGACCAGCCTCGTGTCCCGGTCCCAGTGGTGGCTGCCGCCCGTGATCTGGCCCGACGAGGACAAGAAGTACCGCTCCCTGATCAAGGAGGCGGTCAAGAAGGGGGCCAAGGAGTTCGTGCTGGGCGCACCGTGGCAGGCCGCCTTTTTCGAGGACCGCAAGAACGCCACCCTCACCGCCGGGCCGTTCTGCAACGCGTCCAACAAGTTTGCCCTGGACGCGCTCAGGAACCTCGGCTGTTCATCGGCCATCATCAGCCCGGAACTGCCCTTTGAGGAAATCCGCGCCCTGGCCCAGAACACGCCCCTGCCGCTCGGGTTCGTGGTCAAGGGGTTGTGGCCCTTCGGCATATCCCGATTCCTGGCCGAATCCGTACGCTTCGACGAGACCATAAAGAGCCCCATGAACGAGGCGGCCTTCGTCCAGAAGCACGGCCAGAACAACTGGATCTATCCCGGCTGGGAACTGGACCTGACCAAGGAGACCCGGACCCTGGAGCGCCTCGGCATCAAGACCTTCATCTCCATCCGCGAATCCTGGCCCAAAGGGGTGCCCAGGCCGAAACGAACAAGCGATTTCAACTGGAAACTGCAGTTGCTGTAA
- a CDS encoding PhzF family phenazine biosynthesis protein, producing the protein MELSIYQVDAFADGIFTGNPAAVIPLYEWLSDDLMRHIAMENNLSETAFFVQKGEYFELRWFTPEEEIDLCGHATLASAHVLYEFLEYTDPVVVFETKSGRLFVDREGDLYSMDFPAWEYREIEVTERVSTALGARPAELYMGQRDMMAVFETEEEVRALDPDFRLVAKLDGLGLICTSPSQDYDFVSRFFVSELSIPEDPVTGSAHTMLVPFWADRLGKDVLTAYQASKRGGVLYCENLGGGRVKISGKAVSYMTGTIHL; encoded by the coding sequence ATGGAACTTTCCATCTACCAGGTTGACGCCTTTGCCGACGGCATCTTCACCGGCAACCCGGCAGCGGTCATTCCCCTGTACGAGTGGCTCTCCGACGATCTGATGCGCCATATAGCCATGGAGAACAACCTGTCCGAGACGGCGTTTTTCGTGCAAAAGGGCGAGTACTTCGAGCTGCGCTGGTTCACTCCCGAGGAGGAGATCGACCTGTGCGGCCACGCCACCCTGGCCAGCGCCCACGTGCTCTACGAGTTCCTCGAATACACCGACCCGGTGGTGGTCTTCGAGACCAAGTCCGGGCGGCTCTTCGTGGACCGCGAAGGAGACCTGTACTCCATGGACTTCCCGGCCTGGGAATACCGTGAGATCGAAGTCACCGAGCGGGTTTCCACGGCCCTGGGCGCGCGTCCGGCGGAGCTCTACATGGGGCAGCGGGACATGATGGCCGTGTTCGAGACCGAGGAGGAGGTCCGGGCGCTTGATCCCGATTTCCGCCTGGTCGCCAAGCTGGACGGCCTGGGCCTGATCTGCACCTCCCCGAGCCAGGATTATGATTTCGTGTCCCGGTTCTTCGTCTCCGAGTTGTCCATCCCCGAGGATCCGGTCACCGGGTCGGCCCACACCATGCTGGTGCCGTTCTGGGCCGACAGGCTGGGCAAGGACGTGCTGACCGCCTACCAGGCGTCCAAACGCGGCGGCGTGCTCTATTGCGAGAACTTGGGCGGCGGTCGGGTCAAGATTTCCGGCAAGGCCGTGTCCTACATGACCGGGACCATACACCTCTAG